In Flavobacterium endoglycinae, one DNA window encodes the following:
- a CDS encoding ABC transporter ATP-binding protein, translating to MINIQKLSKVFRTDELETRALSEISLTINEGDFISIMGPSGSGKSTLLNIIGLLDSASSGSYQLLEQEMVGLKEKLKAKARKENIGFIFQNFNLIDEISVFENIELPLIYNNVPASERKNRVNDIAKILGISHRLKHFPQQLSGGQQQRVAVARALINNPKIILADEPTGNLDSRNGNEVMELLTDLHASGSTILMVTHSDYDASFSQKTILMKDGVILSEKMNQKNVDVLVTSKI from the coding sequence ATGATTAACATTCAAAAACTTTCTAAAGTATTTAGAACCGATGAATTAGAAACCAGAGCTCTAAGTGAAATTTCATTAACTATTAACGAAGGCGATTTTATCTCGATTATGGGACCTTCGGGAAGCGGAAAATCTACTTTATTAAACATTATTGGTCTTTTAGACAGCGCTAGTTCTGGAAGTTATCAGCTTCTGGAACAGGAAATGGTGGGCTTAAAAGAAAAATTGAAAGCAAAAGCACGAAAAGAAAACATTGGATTTATTTTTCAAAACTTCAATTTAATTGATGAAATATCGGTTTTTGAAAATATAGAACTGCCTTTGATTTATAATAATGTTCCTGCTTCCGAAAGAAAAAACCGAGTAAATGATATCGCCAAAATATTAGGAATTTCACATCGCTTGAAGCATTTTCCGCAGCAACTTTCGGGCGGACAACAGCAGCGTGTGGCAGTTGCCAGAGCTTTAATCAACAATCCGAAAATTATTCTGGCAGATGAACCAACAGGAAACTTAGACAGTAGAAACGGAAATGAAGTGATGGAATTACTGACTGATCTTCATGCAAGCGGTTCAACAATTCTGATGGTAACGCATTCTGATTATGACGCTTCTTTTTCGCAGAAAACCATTTTGATGAAAGACGGTGTTATTCTTTCAGAAAAAATGAATCAGAAAAATGTGGATGTTTTGGTAACTTCTAAAATCTAA
- a CDS encoding sigma-54-dependent transcriptional regulator codes for MKKTNASILIIDDQEDILFASKVYLKKYFENIYTLNNPKNIVELLAKNTIDVVLLDMNYRIGFEDGREGLYVLKEIKTLSPKTVVILMTAFGKVETAVEGLKNGAFDYILKPWENKKLLESVKQAVDKSRKEQRKNQETEIKNEFFIGSSESIKKAYSLADKVAKTDANVLILGENGTGKFVLAHHIFSQSERKNQPFVAVDLGSLNSNIFESELFGYAKGAFTDAKNDTPGRFEMAQNGTIFLDEIGNVPLHLQSKLLQVIQTKTITRLGETKARPLNVRIITATNLNLKQEVAEKNFREDLYYRINTMEIVLPPLRERYEDKIPLAEYLLDKMIEKYEREEITFDKKVLEQIEKHAWNGNIREMENKIERAVILCENNRITVADLDLETITPYEENADDSQLSSVEKAAVEKALLKNNNNISKTAEELGLSRGSLYRRLEKYNININ; via the coding sequence ATGAAAAAGACAAACGCTTCAATTTTAATCATAGACGATCAGGAAGACATCCTTTTTGCCTCAAAAGTGTATCTCAAAAAGTATTTTGAAAACATTTATACGCTCAATAATCCGAAAAATATTGTCGAATTGCTGGCAAAAAATACTATTGATGTGGTGTTATTGGACATGAATTACAGAATAGGTTTTGAAGATGGAAGAGAAGGTTTGTATGTTTTGAAAGAAATAAAAACGCTTTCGCCGAAAACCGTTGTGATTTTAATGACCGCTTTTGGTAAAGTAGAAACCGCTGTCGAAGGTTTAAAAAACGGCGCTTTTGATTACATTTTAAAACCATGGGAGAATAAAAAGTTGTTGGAATCAGTGAAACAAGCCGTAGACAAAAGCCGAAAAGAACAGAGAAAAAATCAAGAAACCGAAATTAAAAATGAATTTTTTATAGGCAGTTCAGAAAGTATAAAAAAAGCCTATTCTCTGGCTGATAAAGTCGCTAAAACGGATGCCAATGTTTTGATTTTAGGTGAAAACGGAACCGGAAAATTTGTGTTGGCACATCATATTTTCAGCCAGTCAGAAAGAAAAAACCAGCCTTTTGTAGCGGTTGATTTAGGATCTTTGAATTCGAATATTTTTGAAAGTGAATTGTTTGGTTATGCCAAAGGTGCTTTTACCGATGCTAAAAATGATACACCCGGACGTTTTGAAATGGCGCAGAACGGAACTATTTTCCTCGATGAAATAGGCAATGTTCCGCTTCATCTGCAATCTAAATTACTGCAGGTTATTCAAACCAAAACCATAACTCGTTTGGGAGAAACCAAAGCCAGACCTTTAAATGTCAGGATTATCACAGCAACCAATTTAAACCTGAAACAAGAAGTAGCCGAGAAAAATTTCAGGGAAGATTTGTATTACCGAATCAATACAATGGAAATTGTGCTGCCGCCGCTGCGAGAACGTTACGAAGATAAAATTCCGCTGGCTGAATATCTTCTCGATAAAATGATCGAAAAATATGAAAGAGAGGAAATTACTTTTGATAAAAAAGTTCTCGAACAAATTGAAAAACACGCTTGGAACGGTAACATCCGTGAAATGGAAAATAAAATTGAACGCGCCGTAATTCTCTGCGAAAACAATAGGATAACCGTTGCCGATTTGGATTTGGAAACCATTACACCTTATGAAGAAAACGCAGACGACAGCCAGCTTTCCTCGGTTGAAAAAGCTGCGGTTGAAAAGGCACTTCTCAAAAATAACAATAATATCAGTAAAACGGCAGAAGAACTTGGTTTGTCGAGAGGTTCTTTGTACCGACGTTTGGAGAAATATAATATCAATATAAACTAA
- a CDS encoding ABC transporter permease, with the protein MLKNWINVFTYHVKNNKLFTALNILGLSIGIAGLIFAILYWNDEHSYDQWNPNKDNVFLVANQMDPTTYWASSSAPIGSAIKENAPEVESYCYINGYYENDIIRYNNKKVQTDKIVLAQKNFFDYFPYTFIEGNPKNALPDVNSICLSDQLAYQIFGSQSALGQKVVFRNKVLIVRGVYKLDKKSAYNPSCVVNFMDKYISSTILYWGNFQFVLLVKLKNPEDQHRVESNLYKLYFEHLTAPRAKEEGMSSEDFIKKYGAVIPHLEPLSTVRLHSKTGGMAEPKGNYQFLLIMIGLSVLILILSIVNYVNSATANAIKRAKEVGVRKIIGASKSAIIQQFIFETAIITLFSILIALVIAELSLPYYNTFLEKTLVLQSSQFYGQLVVIFIVTVIAAGIFPALYVANFEALKVLKGNFGRSKSGVWLRNGMLIFQFAVASFFIIGSYIVYQQIEHMNSKELGFNGDQVINITYRNMYGDGITDQTRIDRYEQIKNQLLHLKGVKQVAGGAFVMGNGAKSTISYHYKDISVDGDNIPVDFGALEMLKIKMVQGRSFSPKYSQDTINSMLVNETALKLLHEKDPIGKKIVWNGQEMYLVGVVKDFNLENPSESIKPMSFFHFKTVKWFAGSLNNIYITVDLKTMNETLSEIENYWKKNVDSDYPFIYNFVDKEYKKSYSSYVKQKNLFSLLNIIVIVIALFGLFALASYSIERRMKEIAIRKTLGAETNVLLKELCKQYVIFSIIGFVIAVVPVYYLLNKWLENFAYRIQISILPFIIGFSVLLLLTLLVVLSRAYQATKVDVLRYLKYE; encoded by the coding sequence ATGCTGAAAAACTGGATAAATGTATTTACATATCATGTAAAGAACAATAAGCTTTTTACAGCTTTGAATATATTAGGTCTCAGCATTGGCATTGCGGGATTGATTTTTGCCATTTTGTACTGGAACGACGAACATAGTTATGACCAATGGAATCCTAATAAAGACAATGTTTTTCTGGTTGCCAATCAAATGGATCCTACCACATATTGGGCTTCGAGTTCAGCTCCTATAGGTTCTGCGATTAAAGAAAATGCTCCAGAAGTCGAATCGTATTGTTATATAAATGGTTATTATGAAAATGATATCATTCGTTATAACAACAAAAAAGTCCAAACCGATAAAATCGTACTTGCTCAAAAAAACTTCTTCGATTATTTTCCTTATACTTTTATTGAAGGAAATCCTAAAAATGCTTTGCCAGATGTTAACAGCATTTGTTTGTCTGACCAGCTAGCCTATCAAATTTTTGGTAGCCAAAGTGCACTAGGACAAAAGGTTGTTTTTAGAAACAAAGTACTGATAGTAAGAGGCGTTTATAAGCTTGACAAAAAATCAGCCTATAACCCGTCGTGCGTGGTTAATTTTATGGATAAATATATAAGCAGCACTATTTTATATTGGGGAAATTTTCAATTTGTACTGCTTGTAAAATTAAAAAATCCTGAAGATCAGCATCGTGTCGAGTCTAATCTTTATAAATTGTATTTTGAACATCTGACAGCTCCACGTGCTAAAGAAGAAGGCATGAGTTCGGAAGATTTTATTAAAAAGTATGGCGCTGTAATACCTCATTTAGAACCTTTATCAACTGTTCGCCTACACAGTAAAACTGGCGGAATGGCAGAACCAAAAGGAAATTACCAATTTCTCCTTATTATGATTGGATTGTCGGTTTTAATCCTGATTTTGTCTATTGTCAATTATGTAAATTCTGCAACAGCAAATGCCATAAAAAGAGCCAAAGAAGTGGGTGTGAGAAAAATTATCGGTGCTTCAAAATCAGCTATAATCCAGCAGTTTATTTTTGAAACTGCCATTATAACCTTATTTTCAATTTTGATTGCGCTGGTCATAGCCGAACTTTCTCTGCCGTATTATAACACGTTTTTAGAAAAAACATTAGTACTACAAAGCAGTCAGTTTTACGGACAGCTTGTGGTTATATTTATCGTTACGGTAATCGCCGCAGGAATATTTCCAGCACTTTATGTCGCTAATTTTGAAGCTTTAAAAGTTTTAAAAGGAAATTTTGGACGAAGCAAAAGCGGTGTCTGGCTCCGCAACGGAATGTTGATTTTTCAATTTGCTGTGGCTTCTTTCTTTATCATTGGTTCGTATATTGTGTATCAGCAGATTGAACACATGAATTCGAAAGAATTAGGTTTTAACGGAGACCAGGTCATAAACATTACTTATCGAAATATGTATGGTGACGGGATTACAGACCAAACCCGTATTGACCGATATGAACAAATTAAAAATCAATTACTGCACTTAAAAGGTGTTAAACAAGTAGCTGGAGGTGCTTTTGTAATGGGAAATGGAGCCAAATCAACAATCTCTTATCATTATAAAGATATTAGTGTAGACGGAGATAATATTCCCGTTGATTTTGGAGCTTTAGAAATGTTGAAAATCAAAATGGTTCAAGGTCGTTCTTTTAGTCCAAAATATTCTCAAGATACGATTAACAGCATGCTGGTTAATGAAACTGCCTTGAAATTATTACACGAAAAAGATCCAATTGGCAAAAAGATTGTCTGGAACGGCCAGGAAATGTATTTGGTTGGAGTGGTAAAAGATTTTAATCTTGAAAATCCTAGTGAAAGCATCAAACCAATGTCCTTTTTTCACTTTAAAACTGTAAAATGGTTTGCAGGTTCACTAAATAATATTTATATAACTGTGGATCTTAAAACGATGAATGAAACACTTTCTGAAATCGAAAATTATTGGAAAAAGAATGTCGATTCAGACTATCCGTTTATCTATAATTTTGTAGACAAAGAATACAAAAAATCATACAGCAGTTATGTGAAACAGAAAAATCTTTTTTCGCTGCTAAATATAATCGTAATTGTGATTGCTCTTTTTGGCTTATTTGCGCTGGCTTCTTACTCGATTGAAAGACGCATGAAAGAAATCGCCATCCGAAAAACATTGGGTGCCGAAACGAATGTTTTATTAAAAGAGCTTTGCAAACAATATGTAATTTTCAGCATTATCGGATTTGTGATTGCGGTAGTTCCTGTATATTATCTGCTGAATAAATGGCTGGAAAATTTTGCTTACCGAATTCAAATTTCAATACTTCCATTCATAATCGGGTTTAGTGTTTTATTATTGCTGACCTTGCTTGTGGTACTTTCTAGAGCCTATCAAGCTACAAAAGTAGATGTGCTGCGTTATTTAAAATACGAATAA
- a CDS encoding sensor histidine kinase: MFKSLQTYKLLFLRLILIVIAIEFSMYFFKIDLIFTGVFGFCVVFLLVREMYFYIKNFVQIYDKTISSILQDDFSSDFSKHKFNKTYDDLFHLYQTLKGRQNEQISRDIIYRSILNNIESGVIILEKQETDWTIFLMNDYFSNHFKVPKVSKWKYLKNQVPSLCEVIEEDDFHEIKTAIDISINQESKQTFVLQASRTEIFEKEYCIVLLDSIQNVVEKKEKDAWINLMKVISHELLNSITPIRSICQNLQDLVEQDSLSNEDLEDIKTSVETMLRRSDHLQKFVEGYRKLAMLPSPKKQKTDVTDLIENALQIMNPLLKNEGIEVLNTISIKHSVWADTQQFEQVFINLLTNSLYALKNTFQKQIVLSAEARENRLFIKIADNGMGIEKEIEDKIFLPFFTTRNEGAGIGLTLSKNIIEAHGGYISHKRENEKTVFEICLIEE, from the coding sequence ATGTTTAAATCGTTACAAACTTATAAACTGCTTTTTCTGCGGTTAATCCTGATCGTAATTGCAATCGAGTTTTCGATGTATTTTTTTAAAATCGACTTGATTTTTACGGGAGTGTTTGGGTTTTGCGTGGTTTTTCTGCTGGTACGAGAAATGTATTTTTATATCAAGAATTTTGTACAGATTTACGATAAAACCATTTCTTCGATCTTGCAGGATGATTTTAGTTCTGATTTTTCAAAACATAAATTCAATAAAACCTACGACGATTTGTTTCATTTATACCAAACGCTGAAAGGCAGACAAAATGAACAAATTTCAAGAGATATTATTTATCGTTCTATTTTAAATAATATCGAATCGGGCGTTATTATTTTAGAAAAACAAGAAACTGATTGGACAATTTTTTTGATGAACGATTACTTTTCGAATCATTTTAAGGTACCGAAAGTTTCAAAATGGAAATACCTTAAAAATCAGGTTCCTTCTTTATGCGAAGTAATTGAAGAAGATGATTTTCACGAAATAAAAACGGCAATTGATATTAGTATCAATCAGGAAAGTAAGCAGACGTTTGTTTTACAAGCTTCACGAACTGAAATTTTTGAGAAAGAATATTGTATCGTTTTACTAGATTCGATTCAAAATGTGGTGGAGAAAAAAGAAAAAGACGCGTGGATTAATTTAATGAAAGTGATCTCGCACGAACTTTTAAATTCCATAACGCCCATTCGTTCCATCTGCCAGAATCTGCAGGATTTGGTTGAACAGGATTCGCTTTCTAACGAAGATTTGGAAGATATCAAAACCAGCGTTGAAACAATGCTGAGACGAAGCGATCATCTTCAGAAATTTGTAGAAGGCTATCGAAAACTTGCCATGCTGCCTTCACCTAAAAAACAAAAAACAGATGTAACAGATTTGATCGAAAACGCACTTCAAATTATGAATCCGCTTTTGAAAAATGAAGGAATTGAAGTTCTCAATACCATTTCAATAAAACATTCTGTTTGGGCTGATACGCAGCAGTTTGAACAAGTTTTTATTAATCTGCTTACAAATTCTTTATATGCTTTAAAAAATACATTCCAAAAACAAATTGTACTTTCGGCGGAAGCCAGAGAAAACAGGCTTTTCATAAAAATAGCCGACAACGGAATGGGAATCGAAAAAGAAATCGAAGACAAAATTTTTCTGCCTTTTTTCACTACACGTAACGAAGGCGCGGGAATTGGTTTAACTTTATCTAAAAATATTATAGAAGCGCACGGCGGTTATATTTCGCATAAAAGAGAAAACGAAAAAACGGTATTTGAAATCTGTTTGATTGAAGAGTAA
- a CDS encoding phytanoyl-CoA dioxygenase family protein — translation MPWTVLEPLWKRAVEPESAKTDHSNWDNEIKTLYQLGIGMEDTLRYLHLEKPDFESFKNWINNRKRDTFYAIEDLSENVLSEEDLEFWNQNGYIVVKNAISKEDCEKTQKAIWEYLKINPNDKRSWYIRHEDQKGLMLNFSDHETLNRNRFSPRVKKAYEQLYKTTKIYKTIDKVSFNPPETNDFIFLGSPLHWDMSLRKPLISSLQGLFYLTDCGSDDGAFHCVPGFHNRINQWLDELKPHENPRDKILNEQARPIAANAGDFIIWDSRLPHCATANTGEKPRMVQYLTYLPDDYNASGDWI, via the coding sequence ATGCCTTGGACTGTGCTTGAACCTTTATGGAAACGTGCTGTAGAACCTGAATCGGCAAAAACCGATCATTCCAATTGGGACAATGAAATTAAAACTTTGTATCAATTAGGAATTGGTATGGAAGATACGCTGCGTTATTTACACTTAGAAAAGCCAGATTTTGAATCGTTTAAAAATTGGATAAACAATCGAAAAAGAGATACTTTTTATGCCATAGAAGATTTATCCGAAAATGTCCTTTCTGAAGAAGACCTTGAATTCTGGAATCAAAATGGTTATATCGTAGTTAAAAATGCTATTTCGAAAGAAGACTGCGAAAAAACACAAAAGGCTATTTGGGAATATTTAAAAATTAATCCTAACGACAAGCGAAGCTGGTACATTCGACATGAAGATCAAAAAGGATTAATGCTTAACTTTTCGGATCATGAAACCTTAAACCGCAACCGTTTTTCGCCACGAGTAAAAAAAGCATATGAGCAACTTTACAAAACCACTAAAATATACAAAACGATAGATAAAGTAAGTTTCAATCCGCCGGAAACAAATGATTTTATCTTTTTAGGAAGTCCGCTTCATTGGGATATGAGCTTAAGAAAACCTCTTATATCTTCACTGCAGGGATTATTTTATCTTACTGACTGCGGATCAGATGATGGTGCTTTTCACTGTGTTCCAGGATTTCATAATCGAATTAACCAATGGCTGGACGAACTTAAACCGCATGAAAATCCACGGGATAAAATACTAAATGAACAAGCCAGACCTATTGCAGCCAATGCGGGAGATTTTATCATTTGGGACAGCAGACTGCCTCATTGTGCAACGGCAAATACTGGAGAAAAACCAAGAATGGTGCAATACCTTACCTATCTTCCTGACGATTATAATGCTTCGGGAGACTGGATTTAA